The Primulina eburnea isolate SZY01 chromosome 6, ASM2296580v1, whole genome shotgun sequence genome contains a region encoding:
- the LOC140834478 gene encoding uncharacterized protein — protein MAVLKLFIFTVFLSLIVGRIAADADVLISEADGVSRSEGHDSDVVERFKTKIHALESLIGEKARETKLKDEAIAAKEKIIKEKLDSIASLEREISSLNKKGKLDVAEQMGKAHAKVDELEKEVEKLKTNIALRNKEKDLLETRSAEVEKKAAELNSKVENLQKIYNEQKTKLRKTERALQIAEEEMMKAKFEATSKTKELMEARGAWFPPWLAEYLIQYQLHLEKNWQLHGKPAIEMMTQKAIEKKTQAEEWAAPHVETIKTKWVPAIKEQWVVISTNVEPHVKSLTEKTIEIYEASKFAVTPHVIKVRELTNPYFQELKKFSKPYIDEAATATRPYVDKVRVTLKPYTKEAVHAYGKFLESATTYHNQVQDTVKEKLKSHELTKPLATKELIWFLASALLALPIFFLWKLCSAIFCNKVRKPVRNGNSKHSRRKAKRGHSDE, from the exons ATGGCGGTGTTAAAGCTGTTCATATTTACCGTATTTCTTTCGCTAATTGTTGGCCGGATAGCTGCCGATGCTGATGTGTTGATTTCGGAAGCCGATGGTGTTTCTAGATCGGAAGGCCACGACTCAGATGTCGTAGAGCGGTTCAAGACCAAGATCCATGCTCTCG AGTCCCTTATTGGCGAGAAAGCTCGAGAAACCAAACTCAAGGATGAGGCGATTGCTGCAAAGGAGAAgataataaaagaaaaattagaTAGCATTGCATCATTGGAGAGAGAAATTTCGTCTCTAAAT AAAAAGGGAAAGTTAGATGTTGCTGAACAAATGGGGAAGGCACATGCAAAAGTTGATGAACTGGAAAAGGAGGTGGAGAAACTCAAAACCAATATTGCTTTGAGAAATAAGGAAAAAGATCTATTGGAAACCCGGTCTGCTGAAGTTGAAAAGAAGGCAGCGGAATTGAATTCTAAAGTTGAGAAT CTTCAAAAGATTTATAATGAACAGAAAACAAAGTTGCGCAAAACAGAACGAGCTCTTCAAATTGCTGAG GAAGAAATGATGAAGGCAAAGTTTGAAGCTACATCCAAAACCAAGGAGTTGATGGAG GCCCGTGGTGCATGGTTTCCACCTTGGCTTGCAGAATATTTAATCCAATATCag TTACATTTGGAGAAGAACTGGCAGCTGCATGGGAAGCCTGCTATTGAGATGATGACGCAGAAG GCTATAGAGAAGAAGACGCAAGCCGAAGAATGGGCTGCACCACATGTGGAAACAATTAAGACT AAATGGGTACCAGCGATAAAGGAACAGTGGGTGGTGATATCTACCAATGTCGAACCGCATGTCAAATCGTTGACCGAAAAAACTATTGAAATATATGAAGCTTCTAAGTTTGCTGTTACTCCCCATGTCATTAAAGTTCGGGAGCTTACGAATCCCTATTTTCAG GAATTGAAGAAATTCAGCAAACCGTATATTGATGAGGCTGCCACTGCTACTAGACCTTATGTTGATAAAGTACGTGTTACTCTGAAGCCTTATACAAAGGAAGCAGTTCATGCCTATGGGAAATTCCTTGAGTCAGCAACTACTTACCATAATCAG GTGCAAGACACAGTGAAAGAGAAACTTAAGAGTCACGAGCTCACTAAACCTCTTGCAACGAAAGAGTTGATTTGGTTTCTT GCCTCCGCTCTACTGGCCCTGCCCATCTTTTTTCTGTGGAAATTATGTTCAGCCATTTTCTG CAACAAGGTGAGGAAGCCTGTTCGCAATGGTAACTCTAAACATTCACGTCGGAAGGCTAAACGGGGACACTCGGATGAGTGA
- the LOC140834473 gene encoding glucan endo-1,3-beta-glucosidase 5-like, whose amino-acid sequence MGILGMNQLLALAVFKVLFSINSVHGIGVNWGTQSSHLLPPPTVVKLLRDNGIQKLKLFDAESRVLKALSGSGIEVMVGIPNEMLSILANSMDAAERWVEKNVSAFVSSNGVDIRYVAVGNEPFLPTLNGTFVAVTFPALRNIQAALIKAGLGSRVRVTIPFNANVYQSSTENPSTGNFRPEIHDLMAQIVSFLSLNGGIFTINIYPFISLYNDPNFPIDYAFFDGYSSPINDNGRIYTNVFDANYDTLVWALQGTGYGNLTIVVGEIGWPTDGDRNANIVNAQRFNQGFLSHIMNTGTPMKPGPLDVYLFSFIDEDAKSIQPGNFERHWGIFNYDGNPKYNLTLGSNNNGLVPASNVGYLNRRWCVLSPSANPEDPQLGPSVSYACANADCTSLGYETSCSNLNAQGNASYAFNSYYQRNNQLDSTCRFPNLSVVTTSDPSVGTCKFKIMIRTTNPVNSGFSLEPRIGLVQVLVFLLALFVVV is encoded by the exons ATGGGAATTTTGGGGATGAATCAACTGTTGGCACTTGCAGTATTTAAGGTTCTGTTCTCGATAAACAGTGTTCATGGTATTGGAGTTAACTGGGGAACACAATCAAGCCACCTTTTACCTCCTCCGACTGTGGTGAAGCTCCTGAGGGACAACGGGATTCAAAAGTTGAAACTTTTTGATGCAGAATCAAGAGTTCTTAAAGCTCTAAGTGGATCAGGGATTGAGGTGATGGTGGGAATCCCAAATGAAATGTTGTCAATTCTTGCAAATAGTATGGATGCTGCTGAGAGATGGGTGGAGAAAAACGTTTCTGCATTCGTTTCATCCAATGGTGTTGATATCAG GTACGTTGCAGTAGGGAATGAACCATTCCTACCGACACTTAACGGGACTTTCGTTGCCGTAACTTTTCCCGCTCTCAGGAATATTCAAGCGGCCCTTATTAAAGCCGGTCTTGGTAGTAGAGTCCGCGTCACAATTCCATTCAACGCCAATGTGTACCAGAGCTCGACTGAAAATCCTTCCACTGGTAACTTCCGACCAGAAATACACGATCTCATGGCTCAGATTGTTAGTTTCTTGAGTCTTAATGGGGGCATATTCACCATAAACATCTACCCTTTCATAAGTCTTTACAATGATCCGAACTTTCCCATCGATTATGCCTTTTTCGATGGGTACTCGTCACCAATAAATGACAACGGGAGAATCTACACGAATGTATTCGATGCGAATTATGATACCTTAGTATGGGCCTTGCAGGGTACCGGATATGGAAACTTGACAATCGTCGTCGGAGAAATTGGATGGCCTACTGACGGGGACAGAAACGCTAACATTGTAAACGCTCAAAGATTCAACCAAggattcttgtctcatatcatgAATACAGGTACTCCAATGAAACCTGGTCCTCTGGATGTCTACTTGTTTAGCTTTATTGATGAGGATGCCAAGAGCATTCAACCCGGTAATTTCGAACGACATTGGGGAATCTTTAACTACGATGGCAACCCAAAATACAACCTCACCCTTGGTTCAAACAATAACGGGCTGGTACCAGCTAGCAACGTTGGGTATCTGAACCGACGATGGTGCGTTTTATCACCATCTGCCAACCCTGAAGACCCCCAGTTAGGCCCAAGTGTGAGCTACGCTTGTGCGAATGCTGACTGCACGAGTCTTGGGTATGAAACATCTTGCTCAAATTTGAATGCTCAAGGTAACGCTTCATATGCTTTTAACAGTTACTACCAGCGGAATAATCAGCTCGATAGCACCTGCCGGTTTCCAAATCTTTCAGTGGTCACAACGAGCGATCCTTCGGTTGGAACTTGCAAGTTCAAAATCATGATCCGAACAACAAATCCGGTAAACAGTGGATTTTCGTTAGAGCCCAGAATCGGGCTTGTTCAGGTGCTGGTGTTTTTGTTGGCACTTTTCGTGGTTGTATAG
- the LOC140833512 gene encoding uncharacterized protein yields the protein MAVTPVQYAVVVAILGSASFILGVLAELKKPAAGEVITGKEVVICKYPSDPSVLLGYASFALLLTAAATGYQSLFYPYKGKSIPRAAIFGSSWCTSFFYVSVANTIFAAIFLLWPTITEQLQHSRNIHSNLDYECPTAETGLLGGGAFASLNASLFWLISLMLTTNVREDYFDDEAEKHEII from the exons ATGGCAGTAACACCGGTACAATATGCTGTGGTTGTGGCCATCCTAGGCAGTGCATCCTTCATTCTTGGCGTTCTGGCAGAACTGAAAAAA CCAGCAGCAGGAGAGGTGATCACAGGGAAAGAAGTAGTGATCTGCAAATACCCATCTGATCCCTCCGTATTACTCGGATACGCCTCTTTCGCACTCCTCTTGACTGCCGCGGCTACTGGATATCAGTCCTTGTTTTATCCCTACAAGGGCAAATCAATCCCAAGGGCTGCAATCTTTGGCAGCAGTTGGTGCACCTCATTCTTCTATGTTTCAGT GGCGAACACGATCTTTGCTGCGATTTTCTTGTTATGGCCAACAATAACAGAACAACTTCAGCACTCAAGAAACATCCACTCCAATCTTGACTACGAGTGCCCCACTGCTGAAACAGGTCTACTTGGTGGTGGTGCATTTGCATCCCTCAATGCATCTCTCTTCTGGTTGATCTCTCTTATGCTGACCACAAATGTCCGCGAAGATTACTTCGACGATGAAGCAGAGAAACACGAGATAATATGA
- the LOC140834472 gene encoding uncharacterized protein has product MEERALLSRNHRSPKLENEWIEIQDSLKKSLISEDDFCWNLTDDSEAKEDQDSSECGEILKYVCGVDLSFSKTDSSVACATLVVLDMSTLEVIYEDFAVVELRVPYIPGFLAFREAPVLLELLEKMKKKELLSYPQLLMVDGNGLLHPRGFGLACHLGVLADLPTIGIGKNLHHVDGLTQSKVRQMLEAAEDSSKDVFTLVGASGSALGAAMRSTQGSVKPIFISVGHRISLTTAIKVAKLTCKFRVPEPIRQADIRSKDCLRKHGLR; this is encoded by the exons ATGGAAGAAAGAGCGCTCCTCTCAAGAAATCATCGGTCTCCGAAACTCGAGAACGAATGGATTGA GATCCAGGATTCACTCAAGAAAAGCTTGATATCAGAGGATGACTTCTGCTGGAATCTGACCGATGATTCTGAAGCAAAAGAGGATCAGGATTCATCAGAATGCGGCGAAATCCTCAAGTATGTATGCGGGGTTGACTTGAGCTTTTCGAAAACCGACTCTTCAGTTGCATGTGCGACCCTCGTGGTCTTGGATATGAGTACTCTTGAAGTTATATACGAAGATTTTGCCGTTGTAGAGCTTCGTGTTCCTTATATTCCTGGATTTTTGGCATTCAGAGAG GCTCCAGTGCTTCTAGAACTTTTagagaaaatgaagaaaaaagaaCTTCTGTCCTATCCTCAG TTATTGATGGTTGATGGCAATGGACTTCTTCATCCTCGGG GCTTTGGATTGGCCTGCCATCTTGGTGTTTTGGCTGACCTTCCTACAATTGGGATAGGAAAGAAT CTACACCATGTAGATGGCCTCACACAATCTAAAGTGAGGCAGATGCTTGAAGCTGCGGAGGATTCATCAAAAGATGTTTTCACTTTGGTTGGTGCCTCTGGATCAGCATTAGGAGCG GCTATGAGATCGACTCAAGGCTCCGTAAAACCCATATTTATATCAGTTGGGCATCGCATATCCCTTACCACAGCCATTAAAGTTGCGAAACTCACTTGCAAATTCCGGGTTCCAGAGCCCATCAGGCAG GCTGACATTAGATCGAAAGATTGCCTAAGGAAGCATGGCTTAAGGTAA